In Candidatus Nitronauta litoralis, one DNA window encodes the following:
- a CDS encoding CDP-alcohol phosphatidyltransferase family protein, with the protein MYKLPKESQFIDLSDYARPWATRLVQFLLPYTFITAITVTWLFTIVGFVSAILIWQGKWLFLAALLLPVKSLLDAADGSLARARKQPSQVGRFLDSFCDFFVNLALFLAIAHQTEQPGGYALLALIAATFQGSVYNYYYVIKRHDSGGDLTSVVNQRKMPEPFPGDSLCILKFLHSSYLFLYWWQDRLAYWLDPDAIHYGEKLTGGFLTAVSALGLGFQLLMICFLMLSHSMEQVFFYFTVVAMVYALMLVGYRRIALS; encoded by the coding sequence ATGTACAAACTGCCAAAAGAGAGTCAATTTATTGATCTAAGCGATTACGCCCGGCCCTGGGCGACCCGATTGGTGCAGTTTCTTCTCCCCTACACATTTATTACGGCAATTACCGTAACCTGGCTGTTCACGATCGTTGGTTTTGTTTCTGCAATTTTGATTTGGCAAGGCAAGTGGTTGTTCCTTGCAGCCTTGCTGTTGCCGGTCAAAAGTCTGCTTGATGCTGCCGATGGATCACTGGCACGGGCACGAAAACAGCCTTCACAGGTTGGGAGGTTTCTCGATTCTTTTTGTGATTTTTTTGTCAACCTTGCTCTGTTTCTGGCCATCGCCCATCAAACAGAACAACCTGGTGGGTATGCCCTTCTGGCTTTGATAGCAGCCACCTTCCAGGGGTCCGTTTACAATTATTATTATGTGATCAAACGCCATGATTCCGGAGGTGACCTGACCAGTGTGGTGAATCAACGGAAAATGCCCGAACCTTTTCCAGGCGATAGCCTGTGCATTTTAAAATTTCTACATTCATCCTATCTGTTCTTGTACTGGTGGCAGGATCGGTTGGCTTATTGGTTGGATCCAGATGCCATTCATTATGGTGAAAAGCTCACTGGTGGGTTTCTTACAGCGGTCAGCGCACTTGGTCTCGGGTTTCAGCTATTGATGATTTGTTTTTTGATGTTGAGTCATTCTATGGAACAGGTGTTTTTTTATTTCACAGTTGTTGCCATGGTATATGCGTTGATGCTAGTAGGTTACCGGAGAATCGCCCTGAGTTAG
- a CDS encoding radical SAM protein, whose amino-acid sequence MQTSESITAQSPNTDTLRPMSVLLVYPSTSDVAVANLGFQRVHDLLNRISGISCDRYSLPTGWTPESSPLTAAQMRSMDTNRPVHDFDMIAFSISFEPDYLNAVTLLHYFDIPLERKSRGKDFPLVVAGGSALFINPEPIADIVDICFIGEAEGMIEQFFKKLTETEWEDPRNLYKTVCNIPGIYVPEFYEPVYEDDRQVGLKASDGIPEKVVRHWVEEGSPELCTHSVTHGEESTFKDMALMEVTRGCIWACRFCTAGFIYRPPREPDIEATYNSLAKVLTEQDKEASTIGLVGPSVTDHPDLVRLVKRLVEEGKTLSFSSLRMETLTGELVDLILQSGQKTLTVAVDAPSERMRNAINKAASDDYIVEKCRFLTEKGVLHLKIYSIIGLPWEEDEDIDRFIELVQRVQKEYVDASRPHGRIGQLTIAVSPLVPKPGTPFQYHPMESTVLLKKKFLKLRQALGRLPNVQLSFGSPREGYLQTYLTRADRRALSFFKTYLSNGLDAPRALKEATPSADETVYRQYGPDDFLPWDLIDHGYRDNFLWWDYQRAFKEKHTPVCDTATCKICGIC is encoded by the coding sequence ATGCAAACCTCTGAAAGTATAACAGCCCAGTCACCAAATACAGATACCCTTCGCCCCATGAGTGTGTTGCTGGTGTATCCCAGCACCTCGGATGTGGCCGTAGCCAATCTTGGGTTTCAAAGGGTGCACGATTTATTGAATCGAATTTCAGGCATATCCTGTGATCGATACAGTCTGCCAACCGGCTGGACCCCTGAGTCCTCGCCACTGACTGCCGCGCAGATGCGCTCTATGGATACCAACCGTCCGGTTCATGATTTCGACATGATCGCGTTTTCTATTTCGTTTGAACCGGACTATTTGAATGCGGTTACCCTGCTCCATTATTTCGATATCCCATTGGAGCGAAAATCCAGAGGAAAAGACTTTCCATTGGTGGTGGCGGGAGGATCTGCGTTGTTCATCAACCCGGAGCCCATAGCAGATATTGTTGATATTTGTTTCATCGGTGAAGCCGAAGGAATGATAGAGCAATTCTTTAAAAAATTGACTGAAACAGAGTGGGAGGATCCACGCAATCTTTATAAAACTGTTTGCAATATACCCGGAATTTATGTCCCGGAGTTTTATGAACCGGTTTATGAAGACGACCGTCAGGTTGGTTTAAAGGCAAGTGATGGAATCCCCGAAAAGGTTGTACGTCATTGGGTAGAAGAGGGGTCTCCTGAGTTATGCACCCATTCCGTAACTCATGGAGAAGAGTCTACTTTCAAAGATATGGCCTTAATGGAGGTGACGCGAGGTTGTATCTGGGCCTGCCGGTTTTGCACGGCTGGTTTTATTTATCGGCCTCCACGAGAGCCAGACATTGAAGCGACCTACAACTCGTTGGCAAAAGTTTTGACAGAACAAGATAAAGAAGCGTCGACCATAGGTCTGGTTGGCCCCTCGGTTACTGATCATCCGGATCTGGTCCGGTTGGTAAAAAGGCTGGTCGAAGAAGGTAAAACCTTGTCCTTTTCTTCTCTTCGCATGGAGACTTTAACCGGCGAGCTTGTAGATCTTATTTTGCAAAGCGGACAAAAGACTCTAACGGTTGCAGTCGATGCCCCTTCCGAGCGAATGCGAAATGCGATCAATAAAGCCGCAAGTGATGATTACATTGTTGAGAAGTGTCGGTTTTTGACGGAAAAGGGTGTACTGCACCTGAAAATCTATTCGATTATTGGCCTACCCTGGGAAGAGGACGAAGACATTGACCGTTTCATCGAACTGGTGCAGCGGGTGCAAAAGGAGTACGTTGATGCGAGTCGTCCGCATGGGCGCATCGGCCAACTGACCATTGCGGTCAGTCCACTGGTGCCCAAGCCGGGAACTCCTTTTCAATACCACCCCATGGAATCGACAGTCCTTCTAAAAAAGAAATTCCTGAAGCTGAGGCAAGCACTGGGTCGGTTGCCAAATGTTCAGCTCAGTTTTGGGTCCCCACGGGAAGGTTATTTACAAACTTATCTTACCCGTGCTGACCGTCGGGCTTTGTCCTTTTTTAAAACTTATCTTTCAAATGGCCTGGATGCACCGCGCGCATTGAAGGAGGCAACCCCTTCTGCTGATGAAACCGTCTATCGACAATATGGTCCGGATGATTTTCTCCCCTGGGATTTAATTGATCACGGTTACCGTGATAACTTTTTATGGTGGGATTACCAGCGTGCTTTCAAAGAGAAGCACACCCCGGTTTGTGATACGGCAACCTGCAAGATTTGCGGAATATGTTAA